The proteins below come from a single Ictalurus furcatus strain D&B chromosome 27, Billie_1.0, whole genome shotgun sequence genomic window:
- the LOC128602910 gene encoding uncharacterized protein LOC128602910 has translation MVPESKTLLFFPMVLGNTINIHVEILSRLRQRLQLREAYAENHGDVIIAFVPVVSRAGTDIEAALQRIPRTGQPVVLMVLHFTFDENYMAPNSTWNLDRDDVFAVDLLCYEDIGLLRSQRNDEALKAVTDHLISKGASPNTQLQTTGSQTQCSPLVFIFCFIFVILIAIAIGVGFYLKTWANRTEHNNTIDSRPVRNTFD, from the exons ATGGTTCCAG AATCAAAAACGCTTCTGTTCTTCCCAATGGTACTCGGGAACACCATAAATATCCATGTGGAGATTTTGAGTCGGCTGAGGCAACGTCTTCAGCTTCGTGAAGCGTATGCAGAGAACCACGGTGACGTCATCATCGCTTTTGTCCCAGTTGTATCTCGGGCAGGAACGGACATTGAAGCTGCTCTTCAGAGGATCCCGAGAA CGGGCCAGCCTGTTGTTCTCATGGTGCTCCACTTCACATTTGATGAGAATTACATGGCTCCAAACAGCACCTGGAACCTAGACAGGGATGATGTATTTGCTGTGGATTTGCTCTGTTATGAAGACATTGGACTGCTCAGATCCCAACGCAATGATGAGGCATTGAAAGCTGTCACTGATCATCTGATCTCTAAAGGAGCTTCACCCAATACTCAG CTTCAAACAACCGGATCACAGACACAATGCAGTCCACTGGTATTCATCttctgtttcatttttgttattttaatagcGATAGCCATTGGTGTTGGTTTTTACTTGAAGACATGGGCAAATCGCACTGAACATAATAATACCATAGACAGTAGACCAGTAAGAAATACATTTGATTGA
- the LOC128602909 gene encoding uncharacterized protein LOC128602909: MLQGTKTRVFSINESRKFLDVQSKIEERLKKRLQLHQVDSEDYCDVIMAFVPIVSRAGTDIEAALQNIPTNRPVILVVLHHTFDENYIAPQSKRCVNRDGVFAADFLCHEDKGLLECLTNEEALKSVSDHLVSMDPSTPLIPVNPRPPRRRSICLGVFAFLVVVVIIALLIYFIQKSHGHGDTQTTVIPPITVTTHQPNITETTQQSNITETTRSLT, translated from the exons ATGCTTCAAG GAACAAAAACACGGGTTTTCTCAATCAATGAAAGTAGGAAATTCTTGGATGTCCAAAGTAAGATTGAGGAACGGTTGAAGAAACGCCTTCAGCTCCATCAAGTGGATTCAGAGGATtattgtgatgtcatcatggctTTTGTACCCATTGTGTCCCGGGCTGGAACAGACATTGAAGCTGCTCTTCAAAATATTCCAA caaaTCGGCCTGTCATCCTCGTGGTGCTCCACCACACGTTTGATGAAAATTACATTGCACCACAGAGCAAAAGGTGTGTGAATAGGGATGGTGTATTTGCTGCAGACTTCCTCTGTCATGAAGATAAGGGACTGCTGGAATGCTTGACCAATGAGGAGGCACTGAAATCCGTCAGTGATCATCTGGTCTCTATGGACCCCAGTACCCCG ctTATACCAGTTAATCCACGGCCACCCCGAAGACGTTCCATCTGTTTGGGTGTCTTTgcttttcttgttgttgttgttattattgcgctacttatttatttcattcagaAAAGTCACGGACATGGTGACACTCAAACTACGGTGATACCTCCTATAACTGTAACTACACATCAGCctaacataactgaaactacacagcagtctaacataactgaaactacacGCAGTctaacataa
- the LOC128603098 gene encoding uncharacterized protein LOC128603098 isoform X2, protein MLPVRSVYPLVLGKTMNSDKHFMDRLRSEVKLHEVDSQNDCDVLITFVPIVSRAGTDIQAALERIPKHSYKRVVLVSLHHTYDPNYIAPDSRHSVHRNDVFAVDCLYHEDMGLLNSRTNDEALKRVIKHLGGETPYKAADKTELIHWLCAVLSIFLFYFVLPEGYSFFNFLILEILLLIIISVSLRYCNKYLKNSKYHLGKWTPWIFTGMNVVLMLVT, encoded by the exons ATGCTTCCCG TACGCAGTGTCTACCCTCTGGTTTTAGGGAAAACCATGAACTCCGATAAGCACTTTATGGATCGTCTCAGATCCGAAGTGAAGCTACATGAAGTGGACTCGCAGAATGACTGTGATGTCCTCATTACTTTCGTCCCGATTGTGTCTCGAGCTGGAACGGACATTCAAGCTGCTCTTGAAAGAATTCCCA AACATTCATACAAGCGCGTCGTTCTGGTGTCTCTCCATCACACATATGATCCTAATTACATCGCACCAGACAGCAGACACTCTGTTCACAGGAATGACGTGTTTGCTGTGGACTGTCTCTATCATGAAGACATGGGACTGCTGAACTCCCGAACCAATGATGAGGCACTGAAAAGAGTAATAAAGCATCTAGGAGGAGAAACACCATATAAG GCTGCGGACAAGACCGAACTGATTCATTGGTTATGCGCCGTGCTGagcatctttcttttttactttgttcTGCCAGAAGGGTACAGCTTCTTCAACTTCTTAATTTTGGAGATATTGCTGCTGATTATCATATCTGTGTCCCTGAGATACTGCAACAAGTATCTCAAAAATAGCAAATACCACCTTGGGAAGTGGACTCCTTGGATTTTTACTGGTATGAACGTTGTCCTCATGCTTGTCACATAG
- the LOC128603098 gene encoding uncharacterized protein LOC128603098 isoform X1 — protein MLPVRSVYPLVLGKTMNSDKHFMDRLRSEVKLHEVDSQNDCDVLITFVPIVSRAGTDIQAALERIPTEHSYKRVVLVSLHHTYDPNYIAPDSRHSVHRNDVFAVDCLYHEDMGLLNSRTNDEALKRVIKHLGGETPYKAADKTELIHWLCAVLSIFLFYFVLPEGYSFFNFLILEILLLIIISVSLRYCNKYLKNSKYHLGKWTPWIFTGMNVVLMLVT, from the exons ATGCTTCCCG TACGCAGTGTCTACCCTCTGGTTTTAGGGAAAACCATGAACTCCGATAAGCACTTTATGGATCGTCTCAGATCCGAAGTGAAGCTACATGAAGTGGACTCGCAGAATGACTGTGATGTCCTCATTACTTTCGTCCCGATTGTGTCTCGAGCTGGAACGGACATTCAAGCTGCTCTTGAAAGAATTCCCA caGAACATTCATACAAGCGCGTCGTTCTGGTGTCTCTCCATCACACATATGATCCTAATTACATCGCACCAGACAGCAGACACTCTGTTCACAGGAATGACGTGTTTGCTGTGGACTGTCTCTATCATGAAGACATGGGACTGCTGAACTCCCGAACCAATGATGAGGCACTGAAAAGAGTAATAAAGCATCTAGGAGGAGAAACACCATATAAG GCTGCGGACAAGACCGAACTGATTCATTGGTTATGCGCCGTGCTGagcatctttcttttttactttgttcTGCCAGAAGGGTACAGCTTCTTCAACTTCTTAATTTTGGAGATATTGCTGCTGATTATCATATCTGTGTCCCTGAGATACTGCAACAAGTATCTCAAAAATAGCAAATACCACCTTGGGAAGTGGACTCCTTGGATTTTTACTGGTATGAACGTTGTCCTCATGCTTGTCACATAG